The following are encoded in a window of Cyanobacteria bacterium GSL.Bin1 genomic DNA:
- a CDS encoding phosphotransferase, which yields MTIDKYERDRALRSQPPIKSKSVSALNCSVTYSTIALHTVATALMSHYDIDEVKACQFWYHGLSDIYHIETVSARYIFRISHHHWRSRSDIQFELEFLRFLRHHGLPVASPIPTNTGELCLEITAPEGERYGTLFEYAQGSVPIGDFDCTQSHRLGETVAKLHRVSYHFSPGSQRSSLTPELMIDDSLAIIIPFFEKRPWDWETLCAIAQRTKEQLHNLPQTPPFWTVCWGDPHSGNTHFTDNHQLTLFDFDQCGYSWRAFDIAKFRQVSLQAGCGPKIRKAFLQGYQTITALSQLEMDCLQALTVAAFIWAWGINLNRAMCFEYSRLDHRYFTRRLEHLKQLHADNSRIF from the coding sequence ATGACAATTGATAAGTATGAGCGTGATCGTGCCTTGCGTAGCCAACCTCCGATCAAATCTAAATCTGTAAGTGCTCTCAACTGTTCTGTCACGTACTCGACCATCGCACTGCATACCGTGGCAACCGCTCTGATGTCACACTATGACATTGATGAAGTGAAAGCCTGTCAATTTTGGTATCATGGTCTAAGTGATATTTATCATATTGAAACAGTTAGCGCACGCTATATTTTTCGGATCTCTCATCATCATTGGCGATCGCGCTCCGATATTCAATTTGAACTGGAATTCCTCAGGTTTTTACGACACCATGGGCTGCCCGTGGCATCTCCAATTCCCACCAACACGGGAGAACTCTGCTTAGAAATCACTGCCCCAGAAGGGGAACGTTATGGGACTCTGTTTGAATATGCCCAAGGATCGGTTCCCATTGGCGATTTTGACTGCACTCAAAGCCATCGCTTAGGCGAAACCGTTGCGAAACTGCATCGAGTGAGTTACCACTTTTCTCCCGGCAGCCAACGCTCGTCCTTGACCCCAGAATTGATGATCGACGATTCCTTGGCAATCATTATTCCTTTTTTTGAAAAACGCCCTTGGGATTGGGAAACCTTATGCGCGATCGCGCAACGCACCAAAGAACAACTGCACAATTTACCCCAAACTCCCCCCTTTTGGACAGTCTGCTGGGGCGATCCCCATAGCGGCAATACGCACTTTACCGACAATCATCAATTGACTCTCTTCGACTTTGATCAATGTGGCTATAGTTGGCGCGCCTTTGATATTGCAAAGTTCCGTCAAGTCTCACTGCAAGCCGGATGTGGTCCCAAAATCCGCAAAGCTTTCCTGCAAGGATATCAAACCATTACTGCTTTGAGTCAGTTGGAAATGGACTGTTTACAAGCCCTTACCGTGGCTGCCTTTATTTGGGCTTGGGGGATTAATCTCAACCGTGCCATGTGTTTTGAATACAGCCGTCTTGATCATCGCTACTTTACCCGTCGCTTAGAACACCTGAAGCAGTTACACGCTGACAATAGTCGGATCTTTTGA
- a CDS encoding zinc ABC transporter solute-binding protein, translating to MMTHLFPKSWLAMVGVLTGLVISSCSETTPSNRNAGENEKPNVVTTSTMITDWTKQVGGDEIKVTGILEPGADPHVYEPVPADSRAMEEADLIFYNGHNLEPELIKVMKGTGISEEKTLAVGEVVTPFDYDYDGQRVPDPHVWGDAENVIAMVNAIRDRLIELSPEDEAEFRENAAEYTEKLEQLDSWIIQQIQTIPADQRQLVTTHDAFQYYARAYGLEVTGTLIGISTEEQPSAQTVKNLSNAVKESNVPAIFAETTINPTLIKTVANEAGVKLAEPELYSDSIGAPNSEANSYLGMLIVNTRTIVQNLEGNYTAFELAIEPAILPKPRILLTLSKDPTIVSV from the coding sequence ATGATGACTCATTTGTTCCCTAAATCCTGGCTTGCAATGGTGGGTGTCCTCACGGGGCTTGTGATCAGTAGCTGTAGCGAAACTACCCCCAGCAATCGCAATGCTGGAGAAAATGAAAAACCGAATGTTGTTACCACCAGCACCATGATTACCGACTGGACAAAACAAGTGGGCGGCGATGAAATCAAAGTCACTGGCATTCTTGAACCGGGCGCGGATCCCCACGTTTATGAACCGGTACCTGCGGATAGTCGGGCGATGGAAGAAGCGGATCTCATTTTTTATAACGGTCATAATTTAGAACCAGAATTGATTAAGGTGATGAAGGGGACGGGAATTAGTGAAGAGAAAACATTGGCAGTGGGAGAAGTGGTCACCCCTTTTGACTATGATTATGACGGTCAAAGAGTGCCTGATCCCCATGTTTGGGGCGATGCTGAAAACGTGATCGCGATGGTCAATGCGATTCGCGATCGCCTCATTGAACTGTCTCCAGAAGATGAAGCCGAATTTCGAGAAAATGCAGCAGAATATACAGAAAAATTAGAGCAACTCGACAGTTGGATCATCCAACAAATTCAAACCATTCCTGCCGATCAGCGACAACTGGTTACCACTCATGATGCCTTTCAATACTATGCTCGCGCCTACGGTTTAGAAGTCACTGGAACCTTAATTGGTATTAGTACCGAAGAACAACCCAGTGCGCAAACCGTTAAAAACCTGTCAAATGCCGTTAAAGAAAGTAATGTACCGGCGATTTTTGCCGAAACCACAATTAATCCCACTTTAATTAAAACTGTAGCGAATGAAGCCGGGGTTAAATTAGCCGAACCAGAACTTTATTCCGACTCCATCGGCGCACCCAACAGCGAAGCGAACTCTTATTTAGGAATGCTGATAGTAAATACTCGCACCATTGTCCAAAATTTAGAAGGGAATTATACTGCCTTTGAATTAGCCATCGAACCGGCTATCTTGCCGAAACCGAGAATCCTGCTAACACTCTCAAAAGATCCGACTATTGTCAGCGTGTAA